A window of the Deinococcus gobiensis I-0 genome harbors these coding sequences:
- a CDS encoding TerC family protein, which produces MFGLEMPPITPEFWAILGTLILLEGLLSADNALVLAVMVRHLKGDLQRKALAYGIGGAVVLRIVGVLLASYILEYWWLRAFGAAYLAYLAISHFVKHKGTEDEADDKAKGRGFWATVVLLNLTDLAFSVDSILAGVALIPRGMAREQGLTIVVIGGIIGLILMRIAATVFLKLLNKYPAFDNVAYALVGWIAVKLAVETLEAAHEVFPSVPTFHLPAAAFWGVMAAIGIIGSFLATRKPAMSDAAAEAKAEAVVGEIDDTVADAADGRIDGRKG; this is translated from the coding sequence ATGTTCGGACTCGAAATGCCCCCTATCACGCCCGAATTCTGGGCGATTCTCGGCACCCTGATTCTGCTCGAGGGGCTGCTCTCGGCCGACAACGCGCTCGTGCTGGCGGTCATGGTGCGTCACCTCAAGGGCGACCTCCAGCGTAAGGCGCTGGCCTACGGCATCGGCGGCGCGGTCGTGCTGCGCATCGTGGGGGTGCTGCTCGCCAGCTACATCCTCGAATACTGGTGGCTGCGCGCCTTCGGGGCCGCCTACCTCGCATACTTGGCCATCAGCCACTTCGTCAAGCACAAGGGCACCGAGGACGAGGCCGACGACAAGGCCAAGGGCCGGGGCTTCTGGGCGACCGTGGTGCTGCTCAACCTCACCGACCTGGCCTTCAGCGTGGACAGCATCCTGGCGGGTGTGGCCCTCATTCCGCGCGGCATGGCCCGCGAGCAGGGCCTGACCATCGTGGTCATCGGCGGCATCATCGGCCTGATCCTGATGCGGATCGCCGCGACCGTGTTCCTCAAGCTGCTCAACAAGTACCCGGCCTTCGACAACGTGGCCTACGCCCTGGTCGGCTGGATCGCGGTCAAGCTCGCCGTCGAGACGCTCGAAGCCGCCCATGAGGTCTTTCCCTCGGTGCCCACCTTTCACCTGCCCGCCGCCGCGTTCTGGGGCGTCATGGCCGCCATCGGCATCATCGGGTCCTTCCTGGCGACCCGCAAGCCCGCGATGAGCGACGCCGCCGCCGAGGCCAAGGCCGAGGCCGTGGTCGGCGAGATCGACGACACGGTGGCCGACGCCGCCGACGGGCGCATCGACGGCCGCAAGGGCTGA
- a CDS encoding PLP-dependent aminotransferase family protein, which produces MDAPRWTALLSGWQSGTGPLYTRLSGHLRGAVALGQLAPGEALPAERALGTLLGVSRSTVVAAYDELVAGGWIIRRRGSGTRVAAGVPRQARALELRSPVRVGAAGGDLDLTVAVPLLSDAQRAELSGAVAGAFAESLYHPLGLPELRAELAALYTREGLPTTPEQIVVTSGAQQAISLIAGALLRPGDAALLETPTYFGAIDVFRAAGATLRGVPVTAQGVLPDDFAAGARAHSPRLAFLTPTFQNPTGAVLPARARQRLAGTVAEVGLPTIEDDTLIDLGFGEDAPPPRLACFAPDAPIFNVGSLSKLYWAGLRVGWLRLPGGEGARGLGRVVMQAKTLADFGGGLPTQHLALHLLRHLPRLRAERRAAVTPARDLLAGLLRAELPDWQFTLPQGGQFLWVELPTRSASSFIHGAARRGVRLFPGASMAVGDLPDAYLRLPFTLDPAQLPEAVGRLRAAWHEHQQRGERLA; this is translated from the coding sequence ATGGACGCGCCGCGCTGGACCGCCCTGCTCTCAGGCTGGCAATCGGGCACCGGGCCCCTGTACACGAGGCTCTCGGGCCACCTGCGCGGCGCGGTGGCCCTCGGACAGCTCGCGCCGGGCGAGGCGCTGCCCGCCGAACGCGCGCTGGGCACCCTGCTGGGGGTGAGCCGCAGCACGGTGGTCGCCGCCTACGACGAGCTGGTGGCCGGCGGCTGGATCATCCGGCGGCGGGGCAGCGGCACCCGCGTGGCGGCGGGCGTGCCCCGGCAGGCGCGTGCGCTGGAGCTGCGCAGCCCGGTGCGTGTGGGGGCGGCCGGGGGCGACCTCGACCTCACCGTGGCCGTGCCCCTCCTGAGCGACGCCCAGCGCGCCGAGCTGAGCGGGGCGGTGGCCGGGGCCTTCGCCGAGTCGCTGTATCACCCGCTGGGGTTGCCCGAACTGCGTGCCGAGCTGGCCGCGCTGTATACCCGCGAGGGCCTGCCGACCACACCCGAGCAGATCGTCGTGACGAGCGGGGCGCAGCAGGCCATCTCGCTGATCGCGGGCGCGTTGCTGCGCCCCGGCGACGCGGCGCTGCTCGAAACCCCGACCTACTTCGGGGCCATCGACGTGTTCCGGGCGGCGGGGGCGACGCTGCGGGGCGTGCCGGTCACCGCGCAGGGCGTCCTGCCGGACGACTTCGCGGCGGGCGCACGCGCGCATTCCCCCCGCCTGGCCTTCCTAACCCCCACCTTCCAGAACCCGACCGGCGCGGTGCTGCCCGCCCGCGCCCGGCAGCGCCTCGCGGGAACAGTGGCCGAGGTGGGGCTGCCCACCATCGAGGACGATACCCTGATCGACCTGGGCTTCGGCGAGGACGCGCCTCCGCCCCGGCTGGCCTGTTTCGCGCCGGACGCGCCCATCTTCAACGTGGGTTCGCTGTCCAAGCTGTACTGGGCGGGGCTGCGGGTGGGCTGGCTGCGGCTGCCGGGCGGCGAGGGCGCGCGCGGCCTGGGCCGCGTGGTCATGCAGGCCAAGACGCTGGCCGACTTCGGCGGCGGGCTGCCCACGCAGCACCTCGCGCTGCACCTGCTGCGCCACCTGCCCCGGCTGCGGGCCGAGCGCCGCGCCGCCGTGACCCCGGCGCGCGACCTGCTGGCCGGGCTGCTGCGCGCCGAGCTGCCCGACTGGCAGTTCACGTTGCCCCAGGGCGGGCAGTTCCTGTGGGTCGAACTGCCCACCCGCAGCGCGAGCAGCTTCATCCACGGCGCGGCACGGCGGGGCGTGCGACTCTTTCCAGGGGCCTCGATGGCCGTGGGCGACCTGCCCGACGCCTACCTGCGCCTGCCCTTCACCCTCGACCCGGCCCAGCTGCCCGAGGCCGTCGGACGGCTCCGGGCCGCGTGGCACGAGCACCAGCAGCGCGGCGAGCGCCTGGCGTAA
- a CDS encoding aminotransferase class V-fold PLP-dependent enzyme — protein MSDTPPAAPTPEWSYETEAVQSGIPRGLGQTIGFPIHAAAAFQFDTLEEAQSEFVHNTGLSYARLQNPTVKALEGRISALEGGAATVAVASGQAATLTAILSVCRAGDHVVSASSLFGGTTGMLSNILPLMGITASLVENTPGAIRAAMQGNTRLVWAEMISNPAGDVADIGSFAEIAHERGALLAIDNTCGGVGFLCRPLEHGADIVAQSLTKWAGGHGSVLGGSVTVGQRQDLSRNPVFTDGGENSVLAQRGEAALAWRQRWLGAHQLGMTLAPHSAFLVAQGIETLALRLERESATALGLARWLAAHPRIGKVSYAGLPDHPHHALAQKYLPRGQGAVLTFEVDDPAAFLPRLRVLRIAPNLGDVRTLVVHPWTTTHGRVPEAARYAAGVTPKTIRMSVGVEALADLQADIEQAVAGA, from the coding sequence ATGTCCGACACGCCGCCTGCTGCCCCCACGCCCGAATGGAGCTACGAAACCGAAGCCGTCCAGAGCGGCATTCCGCGCGGGTTGGGCCAGACCATCGGCTTTCCCATCCATGCGGCCGCCGCCTTCCAGTTCGATACGCTGGAGGAAGCGCAGAGCGAGTTCGTGCACAACACCGGCCTGAGCTACGCGCGGCTCCAGAACCCCACCGTCAAGGCGCTGGAGGGCCGTATCAGCGCCCTGGAGGGCGGCGCGGCCACCGTGGCGGTCGCCAGCGGGCAGGCGGCGACCCTGACGGCCATCCTCAGTGTGTGCCGGGCGGGCGACCATGTGGTGTCGGCGTCCAGCCTCTTCGGCGGCACGACGGGCATGCTCAGCAACATCCTGCCCCTGATGGGCATCACGGCCTCGCTCGTCGAGAACACCCCCGGGGCCATCCGTGCGGCGATGCAAGGCAACACCCGGCTGGTGTGGGCCGAGATGATCTCGAACCCCGCCGGGGACGTGGCCGACATCGGGTCCTTCGCCGAGATCGCGCATGAACGCGGCGCGCTGCTCGCCATCGACAACACCTGCGGAGGCGTGGGCTTCCTGTGCCGGCCCCTGGAGCACGGCGCGGACATCGTGGCCCAGTCGCTGACCAAGTGGGCGGGCGGGCACGGCAGCGTGCTGGGCGGCAGCGTGACGGTGGGGCAGAGGCAGGACCTGAGTCGCAACCCGGTCTTCACCGACGGCGGCGAGAACAGCGTCCTCGCGCAGCGCGGCGAGGCGGCCCTGGCATGGCGGCAGCGCTGGCTGGGCGCGCACCAGCTCGGGATGACGCTCGCCCCCCACAGCGCCTTTCTGGTCGCGCAGGGCATCGAGACCCTGGCCCTGCGTCTGGAACGCGAGAGCGCGACCGCGCTGGGACTGGCACGGTGGCTCGCGGCCCACCCGCGCATCGGCAAGGTCAGTTACGCGGGCCTGCCGGACCACCCCCACCATGCCCTCGCCCAGAAGTACCTGCCGCGCGGCCAGGGCGCCGTCCTGACCTTCGAGGTGGACGATCCCGCCGCCTTCCTGCCCCGGCTACGGGTGCTGCGCATCGCGCCGAACCTGGGCGACGTGCGGACCCTGGTCGTGCACCCGTGGACGACCACCCACGGCCGCGTGCCCGAGGCCGCCCGCTACGCCGCCGGCGTGACCCCCAAGACCATCCGCATGAGTGTGGGCGTCGAGGCGCTGGCCGACCTCCAGGCCGACATCGAGCAGGCGGTGGCCGGGGCGTAG
- a CDS encoding thymidine phosphorylase yields the protein MAFSLPVLPVPRLIQHKRDGGAHSRAEIEALVQGFTRGEIPDYQVSAWLMAVFLRGMTPQETADLTLAMAASGDQMDLGRLQDTVDKHSTGGVGDKTSLILTPMLAALGLTVAKMSGRGLAHTGGTIDKLESIPGWTPELSEERFLAQAAEIGLALVGQSRDLAPADGKLYALRDVTATVDSLPLIASSIMSKKLASGAHTVVLDVKVGAGAFMRTVADGEALARAMVDIGTHAGRQVRAVLTEMDTPLGHLAGNSLEVLEALSTLRGEGPADLHELCVALAVEALAAHGEAEDAARMRAEATLHDGSALAKFRAFVEAQGGDPTYVDQPEKFDVAPGRAEVTAPAAGFVSAVDALGVGRAVLALGGGRERKGEAIDHGVGVELLKKPGEAVMAGEPVLRVYHRDGRGLGAALELLRAGLSIGTEPVAPAPLILGRVH from the coding sequence ATGGCTTTCTCCCTGCCTGTTCTGCCTGTTCCCCGGCTCATCCAGCACAAGCGCGACGGCGGCGCGCACTCCCGCGCCGAGATCGAGGCGCTGGTGCAGGGCTTCACGCGCGGCGAGATTCCCGACTATCAGGTGAGCGCGTGGCTCATGGCGGTCTTTCTGCGCGGCATGACGCCTCAGGAGACGGCCGACCTCACCCTGGCGATGGCCGCGAGCGGCGACCAGATGGACCTGGGCCGCCTCCAGGACACCGTGGACAAGCACTCGACCGGCGGCGTGGGCGACAAGACCAGCCTGATCCTGACACCCATGCTCGCCGCGCTGGGCCTGACCGTCGCCAAGATGAGCGGGCGCGGCCTGGCGCATACAGGGGGCACCATCGACAAGCTCGAAAGCATCCCCGGCTGGACCCCGGAGCTGAGCGAGGAGCGCTTTCTGGCGCAGGCGGCTGAGATCGGGCTGGCGTTGGTCGGCCAGAGCCGCGACCTCGCTCCGGCCGACGGCAAGCTCTACGCCCTGCGCGACGTGACGGCCACCGTGGACAGCCTGCCCCTGATCGCCAGCAGCATCATGAGCAAGAAGCTCGCCTCGGGCGCGCATACGGTCGTGCTGGACGTGAAGGTGGGAGCCGGGGCCTTCATGCGCACGGTGGCGGACGGCGAGGCTCTGGCCCGCGCGATGGTGGACATCGGTACGCACGCCGGGCGACAGGTGCGCGCGGTTCTGACCGAGATGGACACGCCCCTGGGGCACCTCGCCGGCAACAGCCTGGAGGTCCTGGAGGCCCTGAGTACCCTGCGCGGCGAGGGGCCGGCCGACCTGCACGAGCTGTGCGTGGCGCTGGCGGTCGAGGCGCTGGCGGCCCACGGCGAGGCCGAAGACGCGGCGCGTATGCGGGCCGAGGCGACCCTGCATGACGGCTCGGCGCTCGCCAAGTTCCGCGCCTTCGTGGAGGCGCAGGGGGGCGACCCGACCTACGTGGACCAGCCCGAGAAATTCGATGTGGCTCCCGGCCGCGCCGAGGTGACGGCCCCGGCGGCGGGATTCGTAAGCGCCGTGGACGCCCTGGGCGTGGGCCGCGCGGTGCTGGCCCTGGGCGGCGGCCGCGAGCGCAAGGGCGAGGCGATCGACCACGGCGTCGGCGTCGAACTGCTGAAGAAACCCGGCGAGGCCGTCATGGCCGGTGAGCCGGTACTGCGCGTGTATCACCGTGATGGCCGGGGCCTGGGCGCCGCGCTGGAGCTGCTGCGCGCGGGCCTGAGCATCGGCACGGAGCCGGTGGCCCCCGCCCCATTGATCCTGGGCCGCGTTCACTGA
- a CDS encoding DUF389 domain-containing protein, translated as MHRALSIAVPAASTDRLLADLAPLDAVIALSVSRGASVKPPGDVIVAHVLNDGADEVLRRVEALCPQFSVATSEVSAILDPDAHDRVLRDVDEALWEEIAAGLRHQIRVTPNFLGLMALGGVLASVGMTTGGTPQVLAFVAASIISPGFEPIAKVALGLVLRQRVALKLGAQAALAGYAVFVLTAGLTFLLLRWTGAATADDFTGNAELGRLAHPTAAEVLFSAAGALAGAVIMSAYRRSVIAGALVALVLMPAAATVGMALTLGRPDLAAEGLERFGLDALLVVGLCSLVFGIKQVAVHRRRPLL; from the coding sequence ATGCACCGCGCGCTGAGCATCGCCGTACCGGCGGCGTCCACCGACCGGCTGCTGGCCGATCTGGCACCGCTGGACGCCGTGATCGCCCTGAGCGTGAGCCGGGGCGCGTCGGTCAAGCCGCCGGGTGACGTGATCGTGGCGCACGTCCTGAACGACGGGGCCGACGAGGTGCTGCGCCGGGTCGAGGCCCTGTGCCCGCAGTTCTCGGTCGCCACCAGTGAGGTCAGCGCCATTCTGGACCCTGACGCCCACGACCGCGTGCTGCGCGATGTGGACGAGGCGCTGTGGGAGGAGATCGCCGCCGGGCTGCGCCACCAGATCCGCGTGACGCCCAACTTCCTGGGGCTGATGGCCCTGGGGGGCGTGCTGGCCTCGGTCGGCATGACGACGGGCGGCACGCCGCAGGTCCTGGCCTTCGTGGCGGCCTCCATCATCTCGCCGGGCTTCGAGCCGATCGCCAAGGTGGCGCTGGGGCTGGTGCTGCGCCAGCGGGTGGCCCTGAAACTGGGGGCGCAGGCGGCGCTGGCGGGCTACGCGGTGTTCGTCCTGACCGCCGGGCTGACCTTCCTGCTGCTGCGCTGGACCGGCGCGGCGACGGCCGACGATTTCACCGGCAACGCCGAACTCGGTCGCCTGGCCCACCCGACCGCCGCCGAGGTGCTGTTCTCGGCCGCCGGAGCGCTCGCGGGGGCGGTCATCATGTCGGCCTACCGCCGCAGCGTGATCGCGGGGGCGCTCGTGGCCCTGGTGCTCATGCCCGCCGCCGCGACGGTCGGCATGGCGCTGACCCTGGGCCGCCCCGACCTCGCCGCCGAGGGCCTGGAGCGTTTCGGCCTCGACGCCCTGCTCGTGGTGGGGCTGTGCTCGCTCGTCTTCGGGATCAAGCAGGTGGCCGTGCACCGCCGCAGGCCGCTGCTGTAA
- a CDS encoding 2,3-bisphosphoglycerate-independent phosphoglycerate mutase yields MSDLLDTVRGLAKKTDSKILMVVLDGVGGLPLTLNGETELASAKTPNLDALAQESQLGLVELVGAGITPGSGPGHLSLFGYDPLRYVVGRGALSAVGIGVKLNSGDVAVRGNFATLGAGRVIDDRRAGRPSDEKNAEIVTLLKGAIPEIDGVPVEIYTESEHRFVVVFRAQGEPLGANLSDVDPQVTGVPPMQAQAQDPASEKTAGLVNAFVARAEEALKGEEQVNGVLFRGYSDVPHFPSFEDAYQLGAACIASYPMYKGLASLVGMDVLEVEGHEDALDGKVKALTENWAKYDFFYFHVKKTDSTGEDGDFAEKVHKIEIFDELLPQLLALKPDVIAIVGDHSTPSKLLSHSWHPVPLLIRSEHGRKDHAARYTEEEAQKGSLGLRRGPDVMPLLMANALKLNKYGA; encoded by the coding sequence ATGAGTGACCTGCTCGATACCGTGCGCGGCCTGGCGAAGAAAACCGACAGCAAGATCCTGATGGTCGTGCTCGACGGCGTGGGCGGCCTGCCGCTGACCCTGAACGGCGAGACCGAACTGGCGAGCGCCAAGACCCCCAACCTCGACGCGCTGGCCCAGGAATCGCAGCTCGGCCTCGTGGAACTCGTCGGCGCGGGCATCACGCCCGGCAGCGGCCCCGGCCACCTCTCGCTGTTCGGCTACGACCCACTGCGCTACGTGGTGGGGCGCGGGGCGCTTTCGGCGGTGGGCATCGGCGTCAAGCTCAACTCGGGCGACGTGGCCGTGCGCGGCAACTTCGCCACGCTGGGCGCGGGGCGCGTCATCGACGACCGGCGCGCGGGCCGCCCCAGCGACGAGAAGAACGCCGAGATCGTGACGCTCCTCAAGGGCGCGATTCCCGAGATCGACGGCGTGCCGGTCGAGATCTACACCGAGTCCGAGCACCGCTTCGTGGTCGTGTTCCGCGCGCAGGGCGAGCCGCTGGGCGCCAACCTCAGCGACGTGGACCCGCAGGTGACCGGCGTGCCGCCCATGCAGGCCCAGGCCCAGGACCCCGCGAGCGAGAAGACCGCCGGGCTGGTCAACGCCTTCGTGGCCCGCGCCGAGGAAGCCCTGAAGGGCGAGGAGCAGGTCAACGGCGTGCTGTTCCGGGGCTACAGCGACGTGCCGCACTTCCCCAGCTTCGAGGACGCCTACCAGCTCGGGGCCGCCTGCATCGCCAGCTACCCAATGTACAAGGGCCTCGCCAGCCTGGTCGGTATGGACGTGCTGGAGGTCGAGGGCCACGAGGACGCCCTGGACGGCAAGGTCAAGGCCCTGACCGAGAACTGGGCCAAGTACGACTTCTTCTACTTCCACGTCAAGAAGACCGACAGCACCGGCGAGGACGGCGACTTCGCCGAGAAGGTCCACAAGATCGAGATCTTCGACGAGCTGCTGCCCCAGCTGCTGGCCCTGAAGCCCGACGTGATCGCCATCGTGGGCGACCACAGCACGCCCAGCAAGCTGCTGAGCCACTCCTGGCACCCCGTGCCCCTGCTCATCCGCAGCGAGCACGGCCGCAAGGACCACGCCGCCCGCTACACCGAGGAAGAGGCCCAGAAGGGCAGCCTCGGCCTGCGCCGTGGCCCCGACGTGATGCCCCTGCTGATGGCGAACGCCCTGAAGCTGAACAAGTACGGGGCGTAA
- a CDS encoding DUF1440 domain-containing protein, translating into MKRADPLRGALVGAVAGLVGAYVKSLAEPPLQRLTEKAFPPTPEQKKMIGADPIGRQDHMPPAEMIKAADEALTGHTPSKDAKLKGQQVIHYTLGATLGAAYGALAAVNPGVTRGAGVPAGAVMYGLTHATAVPATGFQAWPWQLPLAAVLWESGSHLAFGLTTELTRRAIEAALDRMD; encoded by the coding sequence ATGAAACGAGCTGATCCCCTGCGTGGCGCGCTGGTGGGCGCCGTGGCCGGTCTGGTGGGTGCCTACGTCAAGTCGCTGGCCGAGCCGCCCCTCCAGCGCCTGACCGAGAAGGCCTTTCCCCCCACCCCCGAGCAGAAGAAGATGATCGGCGCCGATCCCATCGGCCGCCAGGACCACATGCCCCCCGCCGAGATGATCAAGGCGGCCGACGAGGCCCTGACCGGCCACACCCCATCGAAGGACGCCAAGCTCAAGGGCCAGCAGGTCATCCACTACACCCTGGGGGCGACGCTGGGCGCGGCCTACGGGGCCCTGGCCGCCGTGAACCCGGGCGTGACGCGCGGCGCGGGCGTCCCCGCCGGAGCCGTCATGTACGGCCTGACCCACGCGACCGCCGTGCCCGCCACCGGCTTTCAGGCGTGGCCCTGGCAGCTGCCCCTGGCCGCCGTGCTGTGGGAATCGGGCTCGCACCTGGCTTTCGGCCTCACCACCGAATTGACCCGCCGCGCCATCGAGGCCGCGCTCGACCGGATGGACTGA
- the trmH gene encoding tRNA (guanosine(18)-2'-O)-methyltransferase TrmH, whose protein sequence is MAPTPERYAKIRRVLSKRQPTLTVLMDEVNKPHNLSAIVRTCDAVGVLEAHAVPPRHGTLAAFEGHTYDATSGSAHKWVRVNPHADAVGAVRELQGRGFQVLATHLSQRSVDYRELDYTRPTCVLLGAEKWGVSDEAADAADANIVIPMYGMVQSLNVSVAAASILFEAQRQRLAAGMYGTPQLAPEALEALAFEWAYPDLAPLYRERGEAYPALDEAGRIVS, encoded by the coding sequence ATGGCTCCCACCCCCGAACGCTACGCCAAGATCCGCCGCGTGCTGAGCAAGCGCCAGCCCACCCTGACCGTCCTGATGGACGAGGTCAACAAGCCCCACAACCTCAGCGCCATCGTGCGCACCTGCGACGCGGTGGGGGTCCTGGAGGCCCACGCCGTGCCGCCCAGGCACGGTACCCTGGCCGCCTTCGAGGGCCACACCTACGACGCGACCTCCGGCAGCGCGCACAAGTGGGTCAGGGTCAACCCCCACGCCGACGCCGTGGGCGCGGTGCGCGAGTTGCAGGGACGCGGCTTTCAGGTGCTCGCCACGCACCTCTCGCAGCGCAGCGTGGACTACCGCGAACTCGACTACACCCGCCCGACCTGTGTGCTGCTGGGCGCCGAGAAGTGGGGCGTGTCGGACGAGGCCGCCGACGCCGCCGACGCCAACATCGTCATTCCGATGTACGGCATGGTCCAGAGCCTCAACGTGTCGGTGGCCGCCGCCAGCATCCTGTTCGAGGCCCAGCGCCAGCGCCTCGCCGCCGGGATGTACGGGACGCCGCAGCTCGCGCCCGAGGCCCTGGAGGCCCTGGCCTTCGAGTGGGCCTACCCCGACCTCGCGCCCCTGTACCGCGAGCGCGGCGAGGCGTATCCGGCGCTCGACGAGGCGGGCCGGATCGTGTCCTGA
- a CDS encoding aminopeptidase, with amino-acid sequence MTLTFEDKLRNYARLAVRVGLGIREGQRVLVQAPVDTAPLARAVVREAYAAGASFVDVRWDDDDVVLARFELAPEDSFETLSRWRVDAELETANDGGAVIAIRATNPGLLSEVDPQRVATYQRALATYRKPYSQQVMTNRLNWNLISAPVPGWATLMFPDASEPEAIEKQWDAIFAATRADRPDPVAEWQTHLANLKARRERLTEKGYAALHFRGGDTDLTVGLADDHIWGGGAADTPGGITFTANIPTEEVWTAPHRERVDGVVVSTKPLSYNGVLIDGIRIEFKDGRITGASARTGEAALQKMIATDEGSHRLGEVALVPHSSPISRSGLFFYNTLYDENAASHIAIGSAYRFNVRGGVEMSTEDFAAKGGNDSLTHVDWMIGSGEMDVDGVTKDGAREPVMRAGEFVV; translated from the coding sequence ATGACCCTGACTTTTGAGGACAAGCTGCGCAACTATGCGCGGCTGGCGGTGCGGGTAGGCCTGGGGATACGCGAAGGCCAGCGGGTGCTGGTGCAGGCCCCGGTGGACACGGCCCCGCTCGCGCGGGCGGTGGTGCGTGAGGCCTACGCGGCGGGCGCGAGCTTCGTGGACGTCCGGTGGGACGACGACGACGTGGTCCTCGCCCGTTTCGAGCTGGCCCCCGAGGACAGCTTCGAGACCCTGAGCAGGTGGCGCGTGGACGCCGAGCTGGAAACGGCGAACGACGGCGGCGCCGTCATCGCCATCCGCGCGACGAACCCGGGCCTGCTCTCGGAGGTGGACCCGCAGCGCGTGGCGACCTACCAGCGCGCCCTGGCGACCTACCGCAAGCCCTACTCGCAGCAGGTCATGACCAACCGCCTGAACTGGAACCTCATCAGCGCGCCCGTGCCCGGCTGGGCCACGCTGATGTTCCCCGACGCGAGCGAGCCCGAGGCCATCGAGAAGCAGTGGGACGCGATCTTCGCCGCGACGCGCGCCGACCGGCCCGACCCCGTGGCCGAGTGGCAGACCCACCTCGCCAACCTCAAGGCGCGCCGCGAGCGCCTGACCGAGAAGGGCTACGCGGCCCTGCATTTCCGGGGCGGCGACACCGACCTGACCGTGGGCCTGGCCGACGACCACATCTGGGGCGGGGGCGCGGCGGACACGCCCGGCGGCATCACTTTCACCGCCAACATCCCCACCGAGGAAGTCTGGACGGCCCCGCACCGCGAGCGGGTGGACGGCGTGGTCGTGAGCACCAAGCCGCTGTCGTACAACGGCGTGCTCATTGACGGTATCCGCATTGAGTTCAAGGACGGCCGGATCACCGGGGCGAGCGCGCGCACGGGCGAGGCGGCCCTCCAGAAGATGATCGCCACCGACGAGGGCAGCCACCGCCTGGGCGAGGTCGCGCTCGTGCCGCACTCCAGCCCCATCAGCCGCTCGGGTCTGTTCTTCTACAACACCCTGTACGACGAGAATGCGGCCTCGCACATCGCCATCGGCAGCGCGTACCGCTTCAACGTGCGCGGCGGTGTGGAGATGAGCACCGAAGATTTTGCCGCGAAGGGCGGCAACGACAGCCTGACCCACGTGGACTGGATGATCGGCTCCGGCGAGATGGACGTGGACGGCGTGACGAAGGACGGCGCCCGCGAGCCGGTGATGCGGGCGGGCGAGTTCGTGGTCTGA